AAATAATCTAAACGATCCCAGCGGTACATTTGTAAAGTATTGAAAATGATTGCTTTTTCTTTGTTGTATTTACGCATCATATCGGTTACCAAATCATCAGCAGCATCCTGCATCCAGCTTTCTTCACCATCAATCAATAAAGCAACATCTTTTTTATAAGCTTCACTGCAAACCTGATCAAAACGAGCCACTACTCTATTCCATTCTTCTTGTTCTGCTGGGCTTAAAGTTTGTTTCTCACCTAATTTTTCATACAATTCAAAACGTCCTAAACCAGTTGGTTTAAATACTGCAAACGGAATTGCCAGGCGTTCTTTTGCAAATTCAATAGTTTTTAAAGTCATTTCTAAGGCAGCATCAAATTGCGCTTCCTCTTCTTTTCCTTCAACTGAATAATCTAATACAGATGAAACACCTTTGGTAAACATTTTATCTACTACAGTTAAACAGTCATTTTCGTTTACTCCCCCGCAAAAATGATCAAAAACAGTCGCGCGAATCAATCCTTCTACAGGAAGATGTGCTTTGATTGCAAAATTAGTAACAGCAGTTCCAATACGTACTAAAGGCTCACTATCAATCATTTTAAAAAGAAAGTAAGCTCTGTCTAGTTCAGTATCACTCTTTAGCGAAAAAGCTACCTGAGTGTTATCGAATATTTTTTCCATTAAGTTTAGTTTTTGTGCAAAGATAGACACTGTTTTGAATATAGTTTACGAAATCGTGTGATATTTTTTGAAATTATCAATATGAAGCTGTAAAAAAAAATAAATTATGAAGTAAAGTTTTACTACTTTATTTAGGACTAAATTCAAAATTATTTAATGAACACTTTATAAAAGGAATATTTAATTTAGAATAATTCATTTTAAAACAAATTAGACAAAATGTTTGAATATTATTAAGCTAAAAATGCCTTATTTTGCGGTTTTAATTAACCTCGGAATTATGCAGTCTATCCAAGCAAATAATTATTTCGTGCATTTTAACCAAAATGCATACGAAGCTTTAAATAAATATTTAAGAGAAAATAAGTATTCAAATATTTTTATAATTGTTGATACTGAGACAAATGAATATTGTCTGCCAAAGCTTCTGCCAATTATTGAAACTGATTTAAACATTGAAATTATTGAGTTTGAAGCCGGAGAAGCTAACAAAAATATTGAGACTTGTATACAAATCTGGCATGTTTTAACGGAACTTGGTGCCGATAGAAAATCTCTTATTATTAATTTAGGTGGAGGTGTTGTTACTGATCTTGGTGGATTTGTAGCTTCAACCTTTAAAAGAGGTGTTGATTTTATTAATATTCCAACTACTTTGTTATCTATGGTTGATGCTTCTGTTGGTGGAAAAACAGGTGTTGATTTAGGGAATCTTAAAAACCAAATTGGAGTTATCAATGTTCCTCAAATGGTTTTAATCGATACACAATACCTTGAAACTTTACCGCAAAGCGAAATGCGTTCAGGACTGGCAGAAATGCTTAAACACGGTTTAATCTACGACGCTCCATACTGGAGAGAATTCCTTGATATTACATCTATCGATTACAACGGACTTGATACTTTAATTTACCGTTCTGTAGAAATTAAAAATGAAATTGTAATTCAGGATCCAACCGAAAAAAATATCCGTAAAGCATTAAATTTCGGACATACTTTAGGTCACGCAATTGAAAGTTACTTTTTAGAAAGCGAAGAAAAAACTACTTTACTTCATGGTGAAGCAATTGCTGTTGGAATGATTTTGGAAAGTTATATTTCACTTCATAAAAATTTAATTTCAAAAGAAGAATATATAGAAATTAAAACTGCTATTCAGTCAATTTATGATCAGGTAATTTTTGAAGAAAAAGACATTGATCCTATCCTAGAATTACTGGTTCATGACAAAAAAAATGAATATGGTTTGATTCAATTTGCTTTAATTGAAGGAATCGGAAAAATAAAAATTAACCAATCGGTTGAAAATAAATTGATTCTGGAAGCGTTTCAGGATTATCAATCTTAATTTTTTTTAATCAAAAGCATTGCTTTTGGTATATATTATTTTTTACATTTGCCACGATGAAAACAAACAATAAACAAAGACAATTCAGCTCTTACAGAAACCGTCTCAGCAGTTCTTTATTAAGAATGTTGAACCGTTTTTATAATAGTAAAAGCCCGTTTTGTTTTGATGTTTTCCAATGCTCTAAGGCAGAACACGAAAAACTGCAAATTATATTTGCCAATATTAGAGTTTGAATTTTAAATTTAGCATAAAATCACTAAATTTAATAAATGAGAACTTAAAATATTGAAATATAAATGAATACAAAATATTCTGACCTAATTAATCAAACATATTACTTTCCGCAAGAGGAATTCAAACTAAATAAAGACAACTTATTGTTTCACAATATCGATTTAATGAAATTGGTAGAACAATACGGAACACCTTTGAAGTTTACTTATTTACCTCAAATTTCTGAAAACATCAACAAGGCAAAGTCATGGTTCAGAAAAGCAATGGAAAAGAATAAATATGACGCAAAATATTACTATTGTTATTGCACAAAAAGTTCTCATTTTGAATATATTATGAACGAGGCCTTTAAGAATAACATTCATATAGAAACATCATCAGCATTTGATGTTAATATTGTTGAGAATCTTCTTGAAAATGGTAAAATCAACAAAAGTACTTATGTAATTTGTAATGGTTTCAAGAGAGATGAATACATTACTAATATAGGCAGATTGATTAATAACGGACATAAAAATACTATTCCGATTATTGACAATTATGAAGAACTTGATTTACTTCAGGCAGAAATAAAAGGAAAATTTAAAATTGGAATTCGTATTGCTGCTGAGGAAGAACCTAAATTTGAGTTTTATACTTCAAGATTAGGAATTGGTTACAAAAACATTGTTTCGTTTTATAAAAAACAAATTCAGGAGAATGATAAATTAGAGCTTAAAATGCTTCACTTTTTCATTAATACCGGAATCAACGATACTTCATATTATTGGAACGAGCTTGTAAAATGTATTAAAGTATACATTGCCCTTAAAAAGGAATGCCCTACTCTGGATGGTTTGAATATTGGAGGCGGTTTCCCAATTAAAAACTCGCTTGCTTTTGAATATGACTATCAATATATGATTGATGAGATCATTAATCAGATTAAAATTGCCTGCGAAGAGGCTGAAGTTGACGTTCCTAATATTTTTACTGAATTTGGTTCATTTACAGTAGGTGAAAGTGGTGGCGCTATCTATCAGATTTTGTATCAAAAACAACAAAATGACAGAGAAAAATGGAATATGATCGATTCTTCGTTCATTACAACTCTGCCTGATACATGGGCAATAAACAAACGTTTTATCATGCTGGCAATTAACCGCTGGAACGATACATACGAGCGGGTTTTGTTAGGAGGTTTAACTTGTGATAGTGATGATTATTACAACTCAGAGCAAAACATGAACGCTATTTACCTGCCAAAATACAATAAAGAAAAGCCATTGTATATTGGTTTCTTCAATACCGGAGCCTATCAGGAAACTATTGGAGGCTATGGAGGTTTACATCACTGTTTGATTCCGCAGCCAAAACATATTTTAATAGATCGCGATGAAAATGGAATTCTGGCAACAGAAGTTTTCTCTGAACAACAGACTTCTGATGATGTATTGAAAATTTTAGGCTACAAGAAAAAAATATAAAAAAAAGCGCAAATTACGAAGTTTATTCCTATAAAATTATTAATTTGCATATACAGTAAAAAGGTTAAAAACTTTTAATTCAAAAAAAACAAAAAAACAAAAAACAAAATGAAAGGACCAATCAGTCAGTTTATTCAAAAACATTATTTACATTTTAATTCTGCTTCACTGGTAGATGCCGCTAAAGAATATGAACAACAATTAGCAAATGGAGCTAAAATGTTGGTAAGTATGGCTGGAGCTATGAGTACAGCTGAAATAGGTAAAATTTTTGCTGAAGTAATTAGACAAGATAAAGTACAAATCATTTCATGTACTGGAGCCAATCTAGAAGAAGACATCATGAATTTAGTGGCTCACTCTCACTACGAAAGAGTTCCTAATTACCGTGATTTGACACCAGAAGACGAATGGGCTTTACTTGAAAGAGGACTAAATCGTGTTACAGATACTTGTATCCCTGAACACGAAGCTTTTAGACGTTTACAAAAACACATTTATAAAATCTGGAAAGATGCCGATGATAATGGGGAACGTTATTTCCCACATGAATTCATGTACAAAATGTTATTATCAGGAGTTCTTGAAGAATACTACGAAATCGACTTAAAAGACAGCTGGATGTATGCAGCAGCTGAGAAAAATTTACCAATTATTGTTCCTGGATGGGAAGATAGTACAATGGGTAATATTTTTGCTTCTTATGTTATTAAAGGTGAGTTAAAAGCATCAACAATGAAATCAGGTATAGAATACATGACTTTCCTTGCTGACTGGTATACAAAAAACAGCCAAAATGGAATTGGATTCTTCCAAATTGGTGGTGGTATCGCAGGAGACTTCCCTATTTGTGTTGTTCCTATGCTTTATCAGGATATGGAAATGCACGATGTTCCATTCTGGAGCTATTTCTGCCAAATTTCAGATTCAACAACTAGTTATGGTTCTTATTCAGGAGCAGTTCCAAATGAGAAAATTACCTGGGGTAAACTAGATATCAAAACGCCTAAATTTATTATTGAGTCGGATGCTACAATTGTGGCTCCGTTAATATTCGCATATTTATTAGATTTATAGTATATTTTTATGAAAAGAATTATAGTAGACTACGCCAAATTGACCAATGAAATTTTAAACCTTTTGGTTGAAAAATTTCCTGATGGTTATGATGATTCGGATGTAATCCGTTTTAGAAACGCTAAAAACGAATTAGTAGAAGCTGTTGAAGTTCGTACAGAAGACACTATTTATTTAGTAAAAATTAGTACTAAGCTTGCTGACAGAATTGAAAATTACGAAGACGACGACGATATTGATCTTGACGTTGACACAATCGAACCAGTAAAAGGTCTTGATCTTGATGATGAAGCAGCTGACGATGACGATGATGACGATAATCAAGACAAACCAGATTCTGATGGTGGTGACGGTGATGACGACGATGATGACAGAGACGATATTGGAGACGATGAAGATGATGAAGACGACGAAGATTAATTAATCGTTTAAATTATAAAAAAAAAGGAACTCTTTCAGGGTTCCTTTTTTTATGAGTGAAATCAAAAAAATAATTTTATTTTATAAGAAAAATACTATATTTATGTTTTATTCCAGCTTTAAAATATAAATATTCGCCTCATGAATTCAGAATTACTACACGCCAAACTAAAAGAAAATTTTGGGTTTGAAAAATTTAGACCAAATCAGGAAACTATAATAAATACTGTATTATCAGGTCAGGATACCTTGGCAATTATGCCAACCGGTGGAGGAAAATCAATATGCTTTCAATTGCCAGCTCTTATACTTCCGGGAATAACGATTGTTATTTCGCCATTGATTGCTCTAATGAAAGATCAGGTAGACAGTTTAAAAACTAACGGAATTTCTGCCTGCTACATAAACAGCAGTCAATCGTCAGAAGAACAGCAGTTTTATATTGATAATTTAAAATCAAATACTTTTAAGCTTGTCTATATTGCTCCTGAAAGTTTGTCTTATTTAGATAATATTTTTAATGAACTAAAAATCAGTTTAATTGCTATTGATGAAGCACATTGTATTTCTTCCTGGGGACACGATTTTAGACCTGCTTATACTAATTTAGGCTATTTAAAAAACCGCTTCCCTTCTACTCCTGTGCTTGCCTTAACTGCAACGGCAGACAAAGCAACGCGTGTTGACATAACAAAACAGTTAAATTTAAAAAATCCTAAAACTTTTGTTGCTTCATTTGATCGCAAAAATCTAAGTCTTGAAGTTCGTCCTGCTCTGGATCGTGTAAAACAAATAATTGATTTCGTTGAAAATAAACCTAACGAATCAGGAATTATTTATTGCCTTAGCAGAAAAACAACTGAAGAACTGGCGGAGAAATTAATGAAAAACGGAATTTCTGCAAAAGCATATCACGCTGGTTTAGATAATGATAAAAGAGCTAAAACACAGGATGAGTTTATCAATGATGATTGTCAGGTTGTCTGTGCCACTATTGCATTTGGAATGGGAATTGACAAATCAAACGTACGCTGGGTTATACATTATAATCTTCCAAAAAATATTGAAGGTTATTATCAGGAAATTGGGCGTGCCGGACGTGATGGTCTTCCTGCTGAAACAGTTTTATTTGAAAGTTATGCTGATGTAATTCAGCTTCAAAAATTTGCATCGGAAGGATTAAATTCTGATGTACAGCTGGCAAAATTAGAAAGAATGAAACAATATGCGGATGCAGTAAGCTGCAGGCGAAAAATTCTTCTTTCATATTTTGGTGAATTGGTTACAGAAAATTGTGGCAATTGTGATATCTGCAAAAATCCACCTACTTTTTTTGATGGAACAATTCTAGCTCAGAAAGCTCTTTCGGCCATCACCCGTTTACAGGAATCAGAACCTTTGGCAGTTATTGTTGATTTTTTAAGAGGTTCAAAAAACGCATATATTTACGAAAAAAATTATCAAACGCTAAAAACGTACGGAATTGGTGCCGATATTTCATGGTACGACTGGAATCAATATCTTATTCAATTAATTAATTTAGGATATTGTGAAATTGCTTTTCACCAGCATAATAAAATCTTATTGACTCCTTTTGCAAAAAAAGTTCTGTTTGAAGGAGAAAAAGTAAAACTAACGACTGTTGTTAAGAAAGTAATTGATAAAAATGAAATAAAACAAGAGAAAGCAAAAGTTGCTAAAAACTCTCTTTTTGAAACACTTAGAAAATTGCGTCATGAAATTGCGCAGGAAGAAGAAGTTCCGGCTTATGTGATTTTTAGTGATGCCGCATTACGTCAGATGGAAATTTTAAGACCAATGAGCGATGAAGAATTTCTTGCTGTTGATGGAGTTGGAAAAGCTAAACTTGAAAAATATGGTAATGATTTTATTAACGCAATTATTGAATTTCAAAGAAATAAGTCTGTTGTAAAAAGAGAAAAAAGGAAAGTACTTATGAGAAAACTCTGGAATTATTTCAAGCTGGAAATTCGGTTACTGAAATTGCAGGAAAACGAAATTTAAACGAAACTACCATTGTTTCTCATTTAGCAAAATTATATGTCGATGGTCATGATCTGGATTTAAGTCAATTTGTTTCAGAAAATGAAATTACAGAAATTGAGAAAGCACAAATTGAATTGGAAAAACCAACGGCCTTAAAACCTTATTTTGATTACTTTGAAGAGAAAATGTCTTATGACAAAATCAGGTTTGGACTGGCCTATATTGAAAGAAATCAAAATAGGCAAATTAAAAGTAAATCGTATTCAGTTGATGAAATACGGCTTACTCATACAGAAGCTTATAAAAAATGGGATGCAGCAGAAGATCAAAAACTTATAAATCTTTTTAAGGAAGGCAAAAAAGTTGAAGAAATAGCTAATCTATTAGGACGAAATACTGGAGCAATTACTTCACGTTTAAAAAAACTGGAATTGAAATAACATATAAATTCTTTTATTTTAAAATTTGATATTTTATTAGAATAATAAACCCGACAGGTTTTTAAAACCTGTCGGGTTTATTCATTATAAAGATCTTTGTCAAAGTTTTAAACTTTGACAAAGATTTTATCGTTGTTTATAGTTTACAAATATCTTTCTTCAAAAACTTTCTGATGATGTTTTTGATGCCCGATCATAACAAAACCCAAAGCTCTAACAGAAATTTGATTTCCTGAAGCAGTTCCAATTCTTTTAAGCTGGTCTTCAGATAAACTTTTGTAAAACAATAAAGTTGAATGTCTTAGTGCAGAAAATTCAGTTAGTAAATCCTGAATACTTCTACTTCCGGCATCTGTATTTATTGCATAATCATTTTCTTCAAAACTAGGCAGTGGGGTTTGGTCATTTCTTGAAAATCTCAAAGCACGATAAGTAAATATTCGTTCAGAATCCATTATGTGCTGTATGATATCTTTTATCGTCCATTTCCCTTCTGCATAACGATAATCAAATTTATCCATCGGGATATTTTGAACAAATCGGATAAATTCATGAAGAGAAATTTCCAATTCTTCGATCAATTTTCCATCTCCGGCTTGTTTGATATAAGTTCCAAAATGTCCCGAATACTCATTTTCTAATAACTGACTTGCAATCATTTTTATAATTTTAAAGTTTACAAATTTGAGATTAAGCTGAATTTCTACTTGCGTTAGTATTTCCAAAAAGAGATCTTGTTACGATTTTTTCGTATACTTTAATAAGATCTTCGTTTGTTGAATTTTCTTTGTTTAGCTCATTAATTTTTAATAAAGCATATTGCTGTATTGTCAACAATGGCAATACAATACGCTCTCTTATCTGAATAGAAGCTATACCATCAGGATAATTTTCCATTAAAGTTTTGTGTCCGGCAATTTTCAATAAAAGACGTTTTGTTTCAGAGAATTCATCATAGATAATCTGCCAAAATTCACCAAACTCAGGATCTTTTCTCATATAAGCTGTCAATGGCAAAAATGATTTTGCTAATGACATCATACTATTTTCTAACAAAGTTTTGAAAAATAATGAATTGTGATATAAATCCTGAACTCTGTCCCATTGACCTCTTTCTTCAAAATGTTTTAAAGCAGTTCCAACTCCAAAAATCCTGGTACGTTTTGTTTTAACTGACTCCATGAACCCACAAACGGAATAGCTCTTAAATCAGCAAAATCCAAAGATTCAGATTTGCTTCTTTTTGAAGGACGGCTTCCAATGTTAGTTTTAGAGTAGTATTTCAACGTACTCATTTTTTCTAAATACGGAATAAATTTCGGGTGGTTCTTAAAACTTAAATATTTATCATAACCTAAATTAGCTAATTGAGTCAAAATTTGAGTTTCTTCTGCAGATAATTCATTTTTATCTTTACTAAAAACCTGATTCGTAATTCCGGCACTCAATAAGTTTTCAATATTGTAACGGCAAGAATCCAGAGTTCCAAAATTTGAACTAATTGTTTGTCCCTGAACAGTTATCTGAATTTCCTGATTTTCAATTTTTGGACCTAAAGAAGCATAGAATTTATGTGTTTTCCCACCGCCACGAGCAGGAGGTCCGCCACGGCCATCAAAGAAAATAGCTTTAATTCCGTATTGCCTTGAAATTTCAGTTAATGAAATTTTTGCCTGATAAATACTCCAGTTTGCCATTAAATAACCGCCATCTTTTGTGCCATCAGAGAAACCAAGCATAATAGTCTGCTCATTTCCTCTTGATTTTAAATGCTTAGAATATTCAGGATTAGTATATAACTGCTCCATAATTTGATGAGCATTTTGTAAATCATCAACTGATTCAAAAAGAGGAATAATATCAACCGTAGGATTTTCCCAATTGTTCAAACGAATCATGGCAAAGGTTTCCATCACATTGAGAGCGCTTTCGTTGTTACTAATAATGTAACGATTTGCTCCTTCTTCTCCATTATTTTGCTGAATGGTTTTAATAGCCTGAACAGATTCTAAAGTAGAACGTGTAATTTCATTTTCAAAATCGGCAGGATTTAAATTTCCTTTTACTTTTGATAAAACATCAATTTTTTGATCTTCTGTCAATTCATAATAATTTTTAGGAAAAATATCAGAACCAGAATTCAAATAGTAATTCACTACATCTTTAAATACCGCATTATGAATCTTGCTGTTTTGACGAATATCTAAAGTGGCAAAATGGAATCCGAATAAATTAATTTTCACTAAAAGTGCTTCTAACTCGTCTAAATATAGAGATTGATGCTTCTCGATAATTATAGTTCGAATTGTATTCAACTGATCTAGTAATTCTTTTAAAGTGATAAAAATTTCACCTTTAGAATAAAATACCGAACGGTAAAGTTTTTGTTCAAGATCAGCAACTAAAGTATCTACACCTGAGAAAGTTAGCTTTCGTTTTAAATTTCTCATTTCAACATAATAACACTTTAAAATTGAAGTTCTTAAACGATCTGCAACTTTAAGAGTAATCTCTGTTGTAACAAATGGATTTCCGTCGCGGTCACCTCCCGGCCAGAATCCTAATTTTATTAATTGATTCTGAATTGGATTTCCGTCATGAAGATTTTTTTGAAGATAATGTACAATTTCTCCCGCTGTAGCATAAAATACATTTTCAAGATACCAAATCAAACTTACCGCTTCGTCGTAAGGATTTGGTTTTTCATGCTGAATAAAAGGCGTTTTTCCTAACTGAGCTAGTAATTGCTTGATTTGTAACAAATCGTTTTGACGAATTGCTTCTGTCAAATCGTTGATAATTCCTAAAACCGGTCCAGGATAAAACTGTGTTGGGTGAGCCGTTAAAACGGTACGAACATTGAAATTCTCAAGAAATCCAATTAATTCGTCATCTTTTTCTTTGGCGTCAGATTTCTCTTTAATATCACGAAGAGATCCTCGCCCTTCCATATTGTTAACTTCCGGAAATGCAGCATCTTCAATAGCATCAAACAATACAATCTGACGTTCTATATATTGAATAAATCGAAACATTAAATCGATTTTCTCAGTTTCTGAAGCATTGTTTAGAAACTTATTCGAAAAGAAATCGAAAATTTCTTTTGGAGTTTCCTGTTTTTTAAATCCCGTTTCGCAAGTTTCTGTAAATAAAGGCAGTAAAACACCAGTATTGTCAATAGAATCAAAAGGCAATGTTATGAAAACACTGTTGTAAATGTGGTATTTTGAAAGAACATCTCGATTAAAACGTTCTATTTTTGGCAACGTGTACATAAAATTCTGTTATAGTTGGTTGGTTAATTAGTCATAAAAAAACCCCAAGAATAAACTTGAGGTATATTTTTATATAGCATTCAAGAAAAGTTCTTACATATTTTTGAAAATAGTATGCATCAAACGCTTCTTATCGTTAATACTTTCTTCTAATGAAATCATTGTTTCAGTTCTGTAAACACCATCGATATCATCAATCATGAAAATAACTTCTTTTGCATGTTTTGTATCTTTTGCTCTGATTTTGCAAAAGATGTTGAATTTTCCTGTCGTTACAGATGCAACTGTTACGAATGGAATTTGATTGATACGCTCTAATACAAATTTAGTTTGAGATGTATTATTAAGAAATACCCCTACATAAGCAATAAATGAATAACCTAATTTATCGTAATCTAAGGCTAATGAAGACCCCATGATGATACCGGCATCCTCCATCTTTTTTACTCTAACGTGTACTGTACCAGCAGAAATCAATAGTTTTTTTGCAATGTCAGTAAACGGTACTCTCGTATTGTCTATTAACATATCTAAAATCTGGTGATCTACTTCATCTAAACGAAATTTACTCATAATTCTTTAATTAATATTACTAATTGCTATTACAAAGTATAAAAATATATATAAAAAATAACAAATTCACATAAAAATTAACTTTTTATCAAGCCGTTAACAAATTTAATGTTTTTATTTAAATAAAAGTCTGCTTTTTGGTTCATTTTCGGAATATTAGAATAATCATCAGAATAAACAGCACCATTTCCGTCGTATTCA
The sequence above is a segment of the Flavobacterium sp. genome. Coding sequences within it:
- a CDS encoding winged helix-turn-helix transcriptional regulator, producing the protein MSKFRLDEVDHQILDMLIDNTRVPFTDIAKKLLISAGTVHVRVKKMEDAGIIMGSSLALDYDKLGYSFIAYVGVFLNNTSQTKFVLERINQIPFVTVASVTTGKFNIFCKIRAKDTKHAKEVIFMIDDIDGVYRTETMISLEESINDKKRLMHTIFKNM
- a CDS encoding proline dehydrogenase family protein, with the translated sequence MEKIFDNTQVAFSLKSDTELDRAYFLFKMIDSEPLVRIGTAVTNFAIKAHLPVEGLIRATVFDHFCGGVNENDCLTVVDKMFTKGVSSVLDYSVEGKEEEAQFDAALEMTLKTIEFAKERLAIPFAVFKPTGLGRFELYEKLGEKQTLSPAEQEEWNRVVARFDQVCSEAYKKDVALLIDGEESWMQDAADDLVTDMMRKYNKEKAIIFNTLQMYRWDRLDYLKGLHEIAKKEGFFIGMKLVRGAYMEKENKRAEEKGYVSPICVSKQATDDNYDAAVHYMLEHLETMAIFAGTHNELSSYKLMEMMAQKGIAKNDKRIWFGQLYGMSDNISYNLAENGYNVAKYLPFGPVKDVMPYLIRRAEENTSVAGQTSRELSMIKTERKRRKGK
- a CDS encoding DinB family protein, with the protein product MIASQLLENEYSGHFGTYIKQAGDGKLIEELEISLHEFIRFVQNIPMDKFDYRYAEGKWTIKDIIQHIMDSERIFTYRALRFSRNDQTPLPSFEENDYAINTDAGSRSIQDLLTEFSALRHSTLLFYKSLSEDQLKRIGTASGNQISVRALGFVMIGHQKHHQKVFEERYL
- the aroB gene encoding 3-dehydroquinate synthase — encoded protein: MQSIQANNYFVHFNQNAYEALNKYLRENKYSNIFIIVDTETNEYCLPKLLPIIETDLNIEIIEFEAGEANKNIETCIQIWHVLTELGADRKSLIINLGGGVVTDLGGFVASTFKRGVDFINIPTTLLSMVDASVGGKTGVDLGNLKNQIGVINVPQMVLIDTQYLETLPQSEMRSGLAEMLKHGLIYDAPYWREFLDITSIDYNGLDTLIYRSVEIKNEIVIQDPTEKNIRKALNFGHTLGHAIESYFLESEEKTTLLHGEAIAVGMILESYISLHKNLISKEEYIEIKTAIQSIYDQVIFEEKDIDPILELLVHDKKNEYGLIQFALIEGIGKIKINQSVENKLILEAFQDYQS
- a CDS encoding deoxyhypusine synthase family protein, with product MKGPISQFIQKHYLHFNSASLVDAAKEYEQQLANGAKMLVSMAGAMSTAEIGKIFAEVIRQDKVQIISCTGANLEEDIMNLVAHSHYERVPNYRDLTPEDEWALLERGLNRVTDTCIPEHEAFRRLQKHIYKIWKDADDNGERYFPHEFMYKMLLSGVLEEYYEIDLKDSWMYAAAEKNLPIIVPGWEDSTMGNIFASYVIKGELKASTMKSGIEYMTFLADWYTKNSQNGIGFFQIGGGIAGDFPICVVPMLYQDMEMHDVPFWSYFCQISDSTTSYGSYSGAVPNEKITWGKLDIKTPKFIIESDATIVAPLIFAYLLDL
- a CDS encoding DNA primase; this translates as MKRIIVDYAKLTNEILNLLVEKFPDGYDDSDVIRFRNAKNELVEAVEVRTEDTIYLVKISTKLADRIENYEDDDDIDLDVDTIEPVKGLDLDDEAADDDDDDDNQDKPDSDGGDGDDDDDDRDDIGDDEDDEDDED
- a CDS encoding arginine decarboxylase; amino-acid sequence: MNTKYSDLINQTYYFPQEEFKLNKDNLLFHNIDLMKLVEQYGTPLKFTYLPQISENINKAKSWFRKAMEKNKYDAKYYYCYCTKSSHFEYIMNEAFKNNIHIETSSAFDVNIVENLLENGKINKSTYVICNGFKRDEYITNIGRLINNGHKNTIPIIDNYEELDLLQAEIKGKFKIGIRIAAEEEPKFEFYTSRLGIGYKNIVSFYKKQIQENDKLELKMLHFFINTGINDTSYYWNELVKCIKVYIALKKECPTLDGLNIGGGFPIKNSLAFEYDYQYMIDEIINQIKIACEEAEVDVPNIFTEFGSFTVGESGGAIYQILYQKQQNDREKWNMIDSSFITTLPDTWAINKRFIMLAINRWNDTYERVLLGGLTCDSDDYYNSEQNMNAIYLPKYNKEKPLYIGFFNTGAYQETIGGYGGLHHCLIPQPKHILIDRDENGILATEVFSEQQTSDDVLKILGYKKKI